GGACTCCAGTTCTCATGATATGGTACAAAAGAATGCAGCCTCCAGGGAAGGTCTTGTCCTTTAGATGCAAAGGCATATTAAAAGGTTTAAGgttaaaatggttaaaaacaaagaaagataGGAAGGGATTTGGATATTTCACCCTCTATGCAGAACAGAAATAAAAGATTCGTGGGATCTGACTGCATTTCAGTGCATAAAAGCCAAAGGAGGATGTGTAATCTGAACATTGTGATCTCTGACCAATATTAGATCAAATTTTACTGAGCCAAAAGGAGGCATTATGTTAACAGTATCTAGAAATGAGCTTGTGGGTGAACTATCACTTAGTGGAAACGTGTGCCATTGAACGGGTACTGGATAAGTATGAGTATTCTGGAACTTGACAATGGTTTCCAACAGTAATCTGACCTTTGTGCTGCTATCTATTCATCTATCTATGGATGAATGATAGTTTTTGATATGGTACTGTCTGAGGGATCAGAGATCACAAAGTTCAGCTTGGACTTGCCCACTACTGGAGATGATGTAATATACAAATACACTGCCCGGCCAATAAAAAAAGTTGCTCATGTAATATTTCACTGCATCACCTTTGGTTTttattacaggagacattcactgtgacatctttatTGTCACATAATGCTTACATAATTTTACAGTAAGGTTCATGATATTTTattcatccatagttgcattaatttttgattattgatgatggagaatcagacatcatcaagtcttcatcacatcccagatTCGagtaaatgatgtctcattcgcCCTAAACCATTCTGTCACAATCCTAATGACCCTGATCGATCCTGCATCGCccaatctttttgacattaaagacatgagaggctacttactgcatcatTTGGAGTTAAGGGAActtgttccagctgaaacattattgcCTTGTGCAGTTCTTAATGGGGGAAGGATcagaactatttgcttagttaaatccaggcagatACTTgttttgtccaggctgtttataTAACTCTAAGTGCAGTAAGcagcctctcatttctttaacatcaaaaagactggacaatgccagacttgatcaggatcatcaggcttgtgataGAATGGATCAGTGAGAATTAGACGTCATTTTCACATATGGACTAGCCTCCATAAAGTCTTCACTCTAATGTTCTTTTCTAGAATCCAATTATTTCATTGTTAGCATTAAATTACCCATCTCAATTATTCCTTGAATGTGTGGCTGAATATGAGGAATCGATGTATTTTACAGATAAAATGTTGatcagacaaaacacaaaatatgttgttttcaTACAATGAAACACGAATTAAAGTCATTTTAATAATACTGCtttcttttttagttttcatACTGTTGCAACTATTGCTTTAAGGAGTTGTAAATTCATATCAAAAGCAAGTCAAAAGTCTACATTCTGAATTCAGCTACTTAAACGTGAAGATTTTCTGGTTGGTTTCCATCCATATGACAGTAAAGTGAATGtctttgggtgatgcatacataTTTTCTGACTAAAACAAATTTATTAATCCTGAATATAAATGACAGAATAAAGACAGTGAAAATATATTTTTAGTCCCAATAGGAAAACTTCTGACACTTAAGTTAACAAAACAAGTTTTCTATTAAGTATTTTAAGTTGACACACTTATGACTTTGATATTTCaatcaaagtaaaattacaccaacttaaaaatttcagaaaatgttattTAATGTTGTTTATTAGGAACCTTACAACACAAGTTTCAAGACATGAAATGTCATCCAAGTGTTTGTATACTGGTTACAACCAAAACTGAGTGCAACAGatgtttctttgtattttttcgtGCCAAATTCTatgacaaccatgaaaaaaattacCCAAGTTGCCTCAACTTATTTGAAAAATGAATGTATGTGGACATATAACTTCTTGCACAATATGACAAaacaaaagtcacttttctccAGATTTGCCCAGTTCACTTCCACATGTTGATCTGATGCTTCCTCCACTCTGCTGGTCCCAGCGTATCCAGTCCATTCATAACATATTCGTTCATCACACCCCACTTGACTAGCAACCCAGCCAGGGGTCATCTCTGTTTGTCCTAGAAACGAAGGCAATTCTTCTGGCCATATCAGTGTTGTAGATTCGCCGGCATTTCTCAAAGTTCTTCCGCACTCGCTCTTGGCATGGCTTCTCAAAGTAGCGCCTGCGCCTCACGGTGTCCATAATTCCTTCTTGCGCCAGGACCCTGGAGTATGTAGAGAAAATGTGTGAACAGCTGAAATTTGGATGAATTCAAGTTAAACTACTCAATAGCTGGGGGTACATCATATGTACTGGGTACACATGATCAACCCAGTGTAATCTCCTCCAGAGTATCATCcatgttaaaatattaaatacagttTCCCTCTTCAAATTACAGAAGTGAGTCAAATATTCttgtcatatattttttatgatttttttttaacttgacatgGAAATCAACTTCTAATTTCTGACATTTTTAATAACTAGACATGTTTTCAGTTCGGCAAtataacagaggaaaaaaaatatatatcactgGATATTTTacacataactttttttttttaacttacataAAAGACAAGAAGTCAAAATAATTACTTAAACACCATAACTAGCTTTATACGAAAACCtattcatttcatttaaaaaCTCTACTAACCATGTGAAAAGAACATTCCTCAAATAGGGCTGCTAAAAGGGATATTGTGCTTCAACCACCATATTAGACATGTTTCTGTCTTTGCCTTTCACCCAATTGTTGATCTGCTTTTGATCAAATGAGTTATAGTCACCATTTCAGCACTTCATAAGAAGAATACTTGAAatttgaccctttttttttttaaattaaatttttatttgattttgcatTGGATAATTTACATGTTTCACATTCATATGCACATATAACATTTagtttttctatatttcttttcagaaaagaCCAAAAACTCTCCAGTGCCTTCACTTCTTGTTTTCTAATCCCCCTTTTTTTTGAACAACAGAAcagtaatatacatatataaataagaaaaacaacaGTAATATAGTAGATAAACAGTGGGTGTCACAATTTATTCCTTTTACATGTTCATAAAGTCATGATTTCCAGTATTCCTCACATTTGTCATGTTCTAGTCTCAATGCAAATGTGAGGTTCTCCATCTGGGAAACTTCTTTAAATTCTATCCAATATTATAATGTGGGTAATTTGTCAGTCATTTCCATTTTCTACTGATTATTTTCTTGCTAGCAAACCAGCATAATATTCCAGATTCGACCTGTTTTGACTAATTTCATAACTGACAAACACTCTTAGGTAACCACATGTGCATACCGCTTGTGAGTGCGATTCTGCTGAAATAACCAACCACCGACCTGTTAAACACATCTAATACGTCGCGGAAAAGGacaccaacaacaacacaacacaaaataaaaatgatctcATTCAGCTGGACACACAGATGCGCATGCGCAGTTAAGTGACATTGAGCGGAGGGCTAACGCAGCAAAGATTAGTTTATCATCTTCACTTGAACTAGAAACGTATTTGCTTTAATCTCTTTTCCTTAACACCAAACAAATATTTAATTGGATATCAGACCTGTTTAAAGTCTTGTACGCCGCATCTACGTCGCCACCTTGAACCATTATAGTCCGCGCAACGAAGCGGAGGTGCCTCGCCATGATAAACCCGGTGGTGCGACCAGTTCACCCGCCGTGTAGAAACACGGAACTACACATGGTTCCGCACAATACAAATCTCTCATAAGTAAACGCTAGGTGACGCTTTAGCGCTACAATAGCtggaaatattcttttttttttcagcatttctTAGATatgttcagtttggttttaatgaTATCTGTGAAAATACATTGACCTTGGTATTAAATGTGCAAATCAGCTGACTCCTAATCTGCaaattattactgactttttccTTCATTGTGCGGATTTTGACAAAGTATAAAATTGAACCCCAGTTTAtttgtcatcattattattacttgtTTGTTACTTtctacacatttttaaaaaatgcatgtgAAATATTGAGCATGAGCTGTTATAAAATATTATACATACTCTATAAACTTTCTATGGGTGGACCAAATTAAGTgttaccatttattttattgaactaCTGATAAATAAAGACTAATAAGCAAATCTTCTGTTTTGTTGATAACCGAACATCATTGTCTGTACCTTGTAAGCTCTGGCTGAAATGAAGAAGAACCCAGAATTTTTATTATGTGCCAGTAtatattgtacacacacacacacacacacacacacacacacacacatgcaatacaCACCGAAAATGACCCTCTGCGTTAACCCCATCACTTCCAACATGgaagaacacaccacacactataGACTAGGAATAGTGGGCTATCATGTCatcaaatggggggttaagtaccttgctcaagggcacatcagccaacaatcaATTTGAACCaagcatgattaaaaaaaaacatccacatccTCTTGCAGAACATAGAAGCAACAAGTTATTATAGTTATTATGAGGGAGATAGCCTTCAGGGGAATCACAGATTTATGAAAGTACATTTGTTGTCGTAGCAACAGGACAGCGGTGTCCAGTGTTATTCTATCATCAGAGCcattctgctcttttttttcatCTCTGCCTGCTGTTGTCCTCAGCATCTCAATCGGAGGTCAGCCAGCGGTGAATGCCAGCCCGGATGATACCTCCAATTTGCATTCAATAGTGCTTTTATATGTTCTCTCTGTTCATTTAAACTAGCTGGTGAGGTTAATTCCCCTGTTGCTGTAACTCTATAGGGTAGTGTATCTGTATGGTGCCACAGGGAGGAATGCTGAGACAACCGCCACAGATAAGATCGTGACTCCTTTTGTTGGGTGAATGCCCTGCCTCATGTTTCCAGAGGAATCCCTTCTCATCCAGGCCTGATGAAATAATCCTGGCAAAGTGTAAGAGAGCAAGAAAAAGACCTGAGAGAAACAGAATATAACATGAAGATACAAGGTTTTCAGATACTGTGTTGAGAGGTTTAATTCTACTTTCTGTTCTATGTCACAGTGCCTGGTATAGACAGCACTTGAGGATGTTTTGAGttaatttttgtctttactcaaagatatttacttttcttttcacCTTTGGTTTGCAATTGTGATTTGCATCAGTTGGTTGCGTCTTTATACAGGGGAAAAAATACATACTTTTTTCAAAAACAACAGTGAAGTGACACAAGTGACAGTATAGCTCAGATAGAAATAATGTAGGATAAATGGTCAACCTTGATTTGGCAggtggaaaggaaaggaaagcaaAGGAAAGCAAAGGAAAGCAAAGGAAAGCAAAGGAAAGCAAAGGAACAAAGAATCACCACATTTACTCTGGGTTGTGTATCAGTAAATTTACTAAAGATATGACTCTTTTAACAACACCTAAAATGTTAATTCTGAAATATGGTATAACTGTGTTTGAATATCTGTTAGAAATGAAAGGAAAGAAACAAAGAATAGCCCATTTACTTTGGGTCGTTtatcagaaataaaataaaataaaataaaataaaataaaaagttaaaaagttaTTTTGACCCCAAAAATCTAATGTTTTGTTCTTGTAGGCTGTATGTGAAACGACATGGAATTATTTTctacatcaaaaataaaataaaatcagctcCTTTAAAGTGCAAAACAGGAATGTAAGAGTGACTTCTGATTTGCACACACAGTAGAACAGATATAAAGTGAACAGTGGCTATAAGCTTCacatcagatagatagatagatagatagatagatagatagatagatagatagatagatagatagatagatagatagatagatagatagatagatagacagacagacagacagacagacagacagacagacagacagacagatagatagatagatagatagatagatagatagatagatagatagatagatagatagatagatagatagatagatagatagatagatagatagatagatagatagatagatagatagatagatagatactttattaatcccatgaGAGAAATGCAAGTATTCAGCAGGtttgcatacactgtaaaaaaaaaataaaaaaaaatcttgttttaaCGGAAAAAAAcaatggcagctgtggtttccagaacaatactgtaaaaaaacacatccaactgtaaaaatatttatggagtaacatgtatatttaacattggatttaaatggtctgcacttatctcgcacattttctacaccttcatggtgtccaaagccactaggtccaactgggagcaatttaaggttcagtgtcttccatggacactttgacatatggacagccggagccaggattcgaaccactaaCCTTTTGGTTATCggatgagctgctctaccaactctaccaacccattaatttacaaatttaaaatgttacatttttaaatgtttacttttttataactttttaattaaaaaaaaaaaaaaaaaaaaaaagcaaataggctgttatttcaacattatggtcttgcaatttaaacggcaccacattgtttttcaatttacaattttattttctaaaaacaatagaaatacataatttctacatccaaatctggttttgttcacatactcttcctgtaaaaactacagctatatttgattcaatcgttaacacaaaaatcttttcaaataaacaactttgctttgtattgtcacttacagtttttttatgttgcaattttttttttacaactttttggtgttagttCTACAGTcatcttttttacagtgtacactacaagaagacaaaaaaacagacataacAAACCAGTTTGACATTAAGGTTGGtgtatatactctaaaaaactAGCTATAGAACTTACTCTAAAAATAACTTCCTTTACAATACTATGAACACAAgacttctaatttaaaaatctgtagaaaactaaATGTACTGTCATGGTTTCATATGTGCCATTTGACGCACACTGAATAAACATGCAGTGAATCTTCTTTGGGGTGAAAATCCTGACGCCTCCAGCTGGTAGTCTTATCTTTGCCTCTTTCATTAccagcccccccccacacacacacacacacaccttaaccTGCTATCTGATTTCACATTCCAAATCCCAAACACTTAACACCTGCAGGACGTATTTTTTAATCAATAGAAACTTTCATCCACTTTAAGTATTTAATCTTTAGTGAACTTGCTGATAAATAACTTTAACTATTAGAACTCAAACCAATTAACACTCCTCTTTAGTATCCGAGCTCTTCTTCAGCATCAAACGAGTTACtggaataaatgcattttttcagCTCGTATCCAAATCTTTCACCATGCTgacagaggtggtggtggtggtggggtttagAAGGGGGGGAAAGTCCCTCCCAAACACCACCCTCTGCATTGGCCGCCCCTGCATCAGATCCATGCGAGCTGTCAGCCAATGAATGGAGGCTGAGGAGACGACTTCACAAACCGGTTAACGGAGAGGACGACAGACACGGACCAGCGAGTCTGCAGGCGGGCGACCCCTTTTCTGCAGCGCTCCTAACTTCAACcgcttgtaataataataataataataataataataataataataataataataataataatggagacGTGCGACGCAGTGGAGAAAACCATCACAGACTTTTCAGGAAAATGGAAAATGAAGTCTTCTGAAAACTTTGAGGAACTTTTGAAAGCACTGGGTGAGTATTAAAGCATCTGGAGGGTCTTATGTGCAGGCATTTGGATTGATTTTTAACgcttttaattagattttaacCCAAAGGCGCAGATTGAAATGGAACATATGCAAATTTGAGttggttttaaatgttttgttgcaCGCATTGAAAGCATAAGATACATTTTGTAGACTTTTCAGTGTTGCATAAGAGGATGCATACTATTTTGCAGCTTCAGTGTGATTAAAATTAATGcgttttcagtgtcagttttcAGTTATTAATCTGCAAATTATAAAGATTATAAACTTTTATCGACAAACCAATTTCCTGTCACTCATAttgtacataaaacacatgaaaacactTAAATGTGGATTTCATTACTAcagaatacactgtaaaaaatgactgtagaattgacacaaaaaaattgtaaaattgcaacataaaaaaactgtaagagacaatacaaagcaaagttttttatttgaaaagatttttgtgttaacgattaaatcaaatatagccatagtttttacaggaagagtatgtgaacaaaaccagatttggatgtagaaattatgtatgtctattgtttttagaaaataaaactgtacattgaaaaacaatgcagTGCCGTTTAAATCACAAGAccttaatgttgaaataatggcctatttgcttttttttttctttttttttttaaataaaaaagttacaaaaaaagtaaatatttaacaatgtaacattttaaacttgtaaattaattggTTGGTAgtgttggtagagcggctcatccagtaaccagagggttggtggttcgaatccctgctccgactgtccatatgtcaaagtgtccatggaggacactgaaccttaaattgacctggtggctttggacaccatgaaggtgtataaaatgcactgaataagtgcagtccatttaccatttaactccagtgttaaatctacaggtttaaaatgttaaatctacatgtcactctgtaaatatgtttacagttagatgtgttttttacagtattgttctggaaaccacagctgccagtttttttttccataaaaacaacaggatttttttttacagtgtagagatgTATTAACAGGACAATGCCTAAGAAATACTGACATTGAAGGAAAATGACTAGTCTGATGTTCAGAGATCCAAAAGTATTAAAACTAAtatgtctattttttattttgactttgttattaaaatgaatgattattctTTTCATGCATTTTTTAATGCCAAATTTTGTAAGGGGAGGATATTggtctattaacccataaagacccaaacagccactggtgaccaaaatcatctactaaaatgtttaataacttctgaaccactaaacctattaatacattggaataactggtgtaaaatgcagtttgtcatcttttcatggtcatcagatatgacccatttggatgctcagaggctccatagtgaacatagaaacaccgtcatcttctacaacattgattcaccagtaaaacccatggagatggatcagtgacagtggatggacacacagggtttatgtttaattaattatatattgtactgaaaaagtaatttttccttcagttttctctgtttctgacataataaccttcaactttactgtcgactttgatgaacatctacatgatcagtgactgaaatacaggaaaatacgtgattttcacag
This DNA window, taken from Sphaeramia orbicularis chromosome 11, fSphaOr1.1, whole genome shotgun sequence, encodes the following:
- the mrps21 gene encoding small ribosomal subunit protein bS21m; this translates as MARHLRFVARTIMVQGGDVDAAYKTLNRVLAQEGIMDTVRRRRYFEKPCQERVRKNFEKCRRIYNTDMARRIAFVSRTNRDDPWLGC